The Deferribacterota bacterium sequence GTTGATCCTAAACATGCTGATCAGATGGTTAGGGGTTCAGTAGTTTTACCACACGGATTAGGCAAAGATGTTAAGGTCATAGTGTTTGCAGAAGGCGAAAAAGCAAATGAGGCAAAAATGGCAGGTGCAGATTATGTGGGCAGTGAAGATTTAATTACAAAGATTAATGATGGATGGCTTGAGTTTGATAAAGCAGTGGCCACACCAGATATGATGAGAAGTGTTGGTAAACTTGGAAAGAAATTAGGGCCAAGGGGTCTGATGCCATCTCCAAAGACAGGTACTGTTACAAACGAAATATCAGATGTAGTTAAGCATTTGAAAGCCGGCATGCTTGAATTTAGGGTAGATAAGACGGGTATAATACATGCCCCAGTTGGAAAGGTTAGCTTTGATGAAAATAAATTATTTGAGAATTGTAAAGCTTTAATCGAGGCTTTAATTAAGGCAAAGCCTGCTGCAAGTAAAGGTCAATATATAAGAGGTATTTATATTGCATCAACAATGAGCCCATCTATAAGAGTTGAAAAACAAAGTGCAGCTTAAGTAAATAAAAAAAAGGGGATAAACAGTGCATACAAGAGAAACAAAAGCAAAATTTGTAAAAGAGATATCTAGTGATATTTCAGAATCGAAAGCATTAATATTATTAAACTTTAAAGGTTTAAATTTTAGGCAAACGACAGATTTGAGATATAACCTGAAAAAAAAGGAAAGTAGCTATAGGGTTGTCAAAAATAGACTAATGAAAATAGCTTTAAAAGAGAATAATATTGATAAGCTAGACGATCTTTTAGTTAATGAAACAGGCGTTGCTTTTGTATATAGTGATATGGTAGAAACTGCTAAAGAATTAAAGCAATTCTTGAAAAATAAAGATAATGAAGTTTTAAAGATAAAAGGTGCTTATTATAATGGAGAATGTTATACTGGCGAAGATGTATTAAAAATTGCTGATCTACCTAGTAGGGAAGAGCTTTTGTCAAGGTTAGTGCTTAGCATGAAATCGCCTATTTCAGGTTTTGTATTTTTGTTAAATAATATAATGTTAAATTTTATAAATGTTTTAAACGCAATTAAAGATAAAAAACAAAATAGTTTGGAGGAAAAAAATGGCAGTAACTAAAGAAGATGTAATTAAATTTATCGAAAATATGTCAGTGCTTGAATTGGCTGATTTTGTGAAAGAGCTTGAAGAGAAATTTGGTGTAACTGCAGCACAAGCTGTTGTCGCACAGGCACCATCAGCTGGTACTGCTGA is a genomic window containing:
- the rplA gene encoding 50S ribosomal protein L1, which gives rise to MAKRGKKYLNALERFDRYKYYELIEAIKIVKEVSFANFDETLEMAVKLGVDPKHADQMVRGSVVLPHGLGKDVKVIVFAEGEKANEAKMAGADYVGSEDLITKINDGWLEFDKAVATPDMMRSVGKLGKKLGPRGLMPSPKTGTVTNEISDVVKHLKAGMLEFRVDKTGIIHAPVGKVSFDENKLFENCKALIEALIKAKPAASKGQYIRGIYIASTMSPSIRVEKQSAA
- the rplJ gene encoding 50S ribosomal protein L10; this translates as MHTRETKAKFVKEISSDISESKALILLNFKGLNFRQTTDLRYNLKKKESSYRVVKNRLMKIALKENNIDKLDDLLVNETGVAFVYSDMVETAKELKQFLKNKDNEVLKIKGAYYNGECYTGEDVLKIADLPSREELLSRLVLSMKSPISGFVFLLNNIMLNFINVLNAIKDKKQNSLEEKNGSN